AGGCCACGTTGGGCGTGCCATCGGGGGTGACGTATTGGGTTTCCACGGCCGTTTCATTGTGCGCGTTCGAACCGCGTTCGTCGACGATCAGACTCATTGTGGCAATCCGGCAGCGTGAGGAAAGTCGTATCTCAAGGTGAACCTAAGTCGCCCGTGGGAGCGCGGTCGACAGGGAAAAAGCCCTCGGATCAGAAATGCCCACGCTGTGACGTCCAGACCGCTGATTCTGCCAGTCAGTCCGTGTTTGCGGGGATGTTCGGAAAAATCAACAACGCCACCGGAGGGGGCGTGAGACTGGGAGAGAGCGCTCTGGGGCGAAAATCCAAACTACAAGCACCAAAATTCAAACAAATTTCAATGCAAAAAATCCCAATGTCCAAAACGGCCTCTTTGTTTGAGCTTTTGAAATTTGGGATTTGTTTGGGTTTTGGAATTTGATGCTTGGATTTTCACCCATTGCGATGCGGCTGAATTTCCGTCTGCCAGTCCGGCCATTAAACTGCTTGTTCGGGAGGTCTGACCCTCAGGGAGGAAAAATGCCGGCTGCTTTTGAACAATTTCTCGTGACCCAGCTCGAATCGGTTCGCCAGCAGGGGCTCGAGAAACGAGAACGGCATCTCTTATCGCCGCAGAATGCCCGCGTCGTCACCAACGGTCAGCGGGTGCTGAACCTGTGCGCGAACAACTACCTCGGTCTGGCCGATCACCCCCAGATCATCGAGGCCGCGCAGGCCGCGCTGCAGAAGTGGGGCTTCGGGATGGCGAGCGTCCGCTTTATCTGCGGGACGCAGCAGATTCATTGCGATCTCGAACAGCGTCTCAGCGAGTTTTTGGGAACCGCGGACACGATTCTGTATTCGTCCTGTTTCGACGCCAACGGCGGACTCTTCGAAACGCTGCTCTCGGCCGAAGACGCGATCATCTCCGATGAGCTCAATCACGCGAGCATCATCGATGGCGTCCGGCTCTGTAAGGCGCAGCGGTTTCGATACAAGAACAACGACATGGCCGACCTGCGGCAGCAGTTGGAAGCAGCAAAGTCGGCCCGGTTCAAGATGATCGCCACCGACGGCGTGTTCTCGATGGACGGCTCGTTGGCGAACCTGCCGGCCGTGTGCGAACTGGCTGACGAATACGACGCAATTGTGATGGTTGACGATTCGCACGCCGTGGGGTTCATGGGGCCGAACGGTGCTGGCACTCCCGAACACTTCAAAGTCAGCGAGCGGATCGACATTCTCACCGGTACCCTGGGGAAGGCGCTCGGCGGTGCGAGCGGCGGCTATACCTCGGGGCGGAAGCCGATTGTCGACTGGCTGCGACAGCGGTCGCGGCCCTATCTGTTCTCGAACTCGCTGGCACCGCCGATTGTGGCCGCTGCTCTTACGGCGCTGGATCTCGTGAAGCAGCAGCCGGAATTGAGAAAGCAGTTGTGGGAGAACACCGTCTACTTCCGCGAGCA
This window of the Planctomicrobium piriforme genome carries:
- a CDS encoding glycine C-acetyltransferase, with amino-acid sequence MPAAFEQFLVTQLESVRQQGLEKRERHLLSPQNARVVTNGQRVLNLCANNYLGLADHPQIIEAAQAALQKWGFGMASVRFICGTQQIHCDLEQRLSEFLGTADTILYSSCFDANGGLFETLLSAEDAIISDELNHASIIDGVRLCKAQRFRYKNNDMADLRQQLEAAKSARFKMIATDGVFSMDGSLANLPAVCELADEYDAIVMVDDSHAVGFMGPNGAGTPEHFKVSERIDILTGTLGKALGGASGGYTSGRKPIVDWLRQRSRPYLFSNSLAPPIVAAALTALDLVKQQPELRKQLWENTVYFREQINRLGLKVLPGEHPIVPVMLGDAVLAGKMAELLLQRGVYVVGFSFPVVPQGKARIRTQMSAAHTRDDLTFALEQFAAAKQELGI